A genomic region of Mesorhizobium sp. NZP2077 contains the following coding sequences:
- a CDS encoding 7-cyano-7-deazaguanine synthase, which produces MSGREHRSATVLLSGGLDSSACAYFLQTNGFEVSGLFIDHGQAAASREAAASAAIAARLSIQLMSHRVSNGGRLGAGELIGRNAMLIFNALFLTRGQEDIIAIGAHAGVTYFDCTERFIFQTRTLVEEITDGKVSVAAPFISWTKRDVFDFYLSSGLPIELTYSCETGSDPVCGICASCLDRKKLGC; this is translated from the coding sequence ATGTCGGGGCGCGAGCACAGATCGGCCACCGTGCTTTTGAGTGGCGGTCTCGATTCATCTGCCTGTGCGTACTTCCTTCAGACCAATGGTTTTGAAGTAAGTGGGCTATTCATTGACCACGGGCAGGCCGCTGCTTCCCGTGAGGCGGCTGCCAGCGCAGCCATAGCGGCGCGACTCTCAATCCAACTAATGTCACATCGGGTGTCAAATGGAGGACGACTAGGTGCTGGCGAGTTAATTGGCCGAAACGCTATGCTGATATTTAACGCTTTATTTCTAACTCGAGGGCAAGAAGATATTATTGCAATCGGAGCTCATGCAGGCGTAACTTATTTTGACTGCACCGAACGGTTTATATTTCAAACCCGAACACTGGTTGAGGAAATTACCGACGGTAAGGTTTCGGTCGCAGCTCCTTTTATTTCTTGGACAAAGAGAGATGTTTTTGATTTTTACCTATCCAGCGGGCTACCGATTGAATTAACTTACAGTTGCGAGACCGGAAGTGATCCCGTGTGCGGTATCTGCGCCTCGTGTTTAGATAGAAAGAAACTGGGATGCTAG
- a CDS encoding ornithine cyclodeaminase family protein, translating into MNTQSPAAETLPYLSSAVLDRLAISTPDIVDEIERQIVGQRRGEVWCAPKAAVWPGDDRYFMATLGVASVPSVLATKSLVVNPRNAQRGLATINSLITLLDAETGLPLALVDGNWVTAKRTAGLSAVAARRMASSDASSVAFIGCGVQSRGHLEAFANLFPLREIRAFGRGKSNRDALCEMARSRGLEAIRSDTARAALEGADIVVTTVTLVPEPEPFLDANWLKPGSFTAITDLALPWLPATMRRFDRIVVDDLEQEKQMPKPMVDPALVAGDLTGLVCGDFAGRQSPDEATAFVFRGMAVGDLAVAGLAFMRAQAAGVV; encoded by the coding sequence ATGAACACCCAGTCCCCGGCCGCCGAGACCCTGCCCTATCTGTCGTCGGCGGTTCTCGATCGCCTGGCGATCTCCACGCCCGACATAGTCGACGAGATCGAACGCCAGATCGTCGGCCAGCGGCGCGGCGAAGTCTGGTGCGCGCCGAAGGCCGCCGTGTGGCCGGGCGACGACCGCTATTTCATGGCCACGCTCGGCGTCGCCTCGGTGCCATCAGTGCTCGCCACCAAGTCGCTGGTGGTGAACCCCCGCAACGCCCAGCGCGGACTGGCCACGATCAATTCGCTGATCACGCTGCTCGATGCCGAGACAGGCCTGCCGCTCGCCCTGGTCGACGGCAATTGGGTGACGGCCAAGCGCACGGCGGGCCTCAGCGCCGTCGCCGCCAGGCGCATGGCCAGCAGCGATGCGTCCTCCGTCGCCTTCATCGGCTGCGGGGTGCAATCGCGTGGCCATTTAGAGGCCTTCGCCAACCTTTTTCCCTTGCGCGAAATCCGCGCCTTCGGTCGCGGCAAGAGCAATCGCGACGCGCTTTGCGAAATGGCACGGTCGCGTGGCCTCGAAGCCATCCGCAGCGACACGGCAAGGGCCGCGCTGGAGGGTGCCGACATCGTGGTGACGACCGTGACCCTGGTGCCCGAACCCGAACCGTTCCTCGACGCCAACTGGCTGAAACCGGGAAGCTTCACCGCCATCACCGACCTCGCACTGCCCTGGCTGCCCGCAACGATGCGCCGCTTCGACCGCATCGTCGTCGACGATCTGGAGCAGGAGAAGCAGATGCCCAAACCGATGGTCGACCCCGCGCTGGTCGCCGGCGACCTGACGGGCCTTGTCTGCGGCGATTTTGCCGGGCGGCAGAGCCCGGACGAGGCCACGGCGTTCGTGTTTCGGGGCATGGCCGTGGGCGACCTCGCAGTGGCCGGGCTGGCGTTTATGCGCGCGCAGGCGGCGGGGGTGGTGTAG
- a CDS encoding DMT family transporter: protein MSRFKANSLLMLAAVIWGVGNVFHKTILAHLDPMAVVFLTSVIAALVTLPFAVRERAPLANTGWLPSVTRVVLLFALGCVVQQLSYVSTTVTNSSLLISASTVITPIAAWLIMRERPSALILFVAILTVVGSTLLAGGFDGSATAGDAFAILSAICFAVWTVELGRHVQAHGHPFATAAAQFVGTAVATLPFALQGTMTFPAIVSAWPELIMLGVFSTAVGFYLQTSAQRYTTSSHAAVICSGEGVFAAISAAALLGERLSPDGFLGAGVILSCVLFAAVSAGPKLDPSVP from the coding sequence ATGTCCAGATTCAAGGCAAATTCCCTGCTGATGCTTGCCGCGGTCATTTGGGGAGTGGGCAATGTGTTCCACAAGACCATACTGGCCCACCTCGATCCGATGGCGGTTGTTTTCCTGACCAGCGTGATCGCCGCACTGGTGACGTTGCCGTTCGCGGTGCGGGAGCGTGCCCCCCTGGCCAACACCGGCTGGCTTCCAAGTGTGACGAGAGTGGTCCTGCTCTTTGCCCTCGGCTGCGTGGTCCAGCAACTGTCCTATGTCAGCACGACGGTGACGAATTCGAGCCTCCTCATCAGCGCTTCCACCGTCATCACGCCGATCGCCGCATGGCTGATCATGAGGGAGCGTCCAAGTGCACTGATCCTGTTCGTCGCAATTCTGACGGTCGTGGGATCGACCCTCCTGGCGGGCGGCTTCGATGGTTCGGCAACCGCTGGCGACGCGTTCGCCATCCTGTCCGCAATCTGCTTTGCGGTGTGGACGGTCGAGCTCGGGCGCCATGTGCAGGCGCATGGCCATCCCTTCGCGACAGCGGCCGCGCAGTTCGTGGGCACGGCCGTTGCCACGCTGCCTTTCGCGCTGCAGGGCACGATGACGTTTCCCGCAATTGTGTCAGCGTGGCCCGAACTTATCATGCTCGGCGTGTTCTCGACCGCCGTCGGCTTTTACCTGCAGACTTCCGCACAGCGCTACACCACATCCTCCCATGCGGCGGTGATCTGCAGCGGAGAAGGCGTATTCGCCGCTATTTCCGCCGCTGCCCTGCTCGGTGAACGGCTTTCTCCCGACGGGTTTCTGGGTGCGGGCGTCATTCTCTCCTGTGTGCTTTTC